The genomic interval TGTAGAAGGTGTAGTAGTAGTCGATGTTGTTGATGAAGTAGTGTTTTCTGTTGGTGTAGAAGGTGTAGTAGTAGTCGATGTTGTTGATGAAGTAGTGTTTTCGGTTGGTGTAGAAGgtgtagtagtagtagtcGATGTTGTTGATGATGTAGTGTTTTCTGTTGGTGTAGAAGgtgtagtagtagtagtcGATGTTGTTGATGAAGTAGTGTTTTCTGTTGGTGTAGAAGGTGTAGTAGTAGTCGATGTTGTTGATGAAGTAGTGTTTTCTGTTGGTGTAGAAGGTGTAGTAGTAGTCGATGATGTTGTTGTTGATGATGTAGTGTTTTGTGTTGGTATAGAAGTTTTTGTAGTTGTTGTGGTTGTTGTGGTTGTCTGCGTTGTATTTGCTCCACACGTAACTAATTGATCACTATTTACAGACGCACAATTTGTACATCGGTAGCATTGTAAAGTATTTActgcaaaaagaaaaagtattttaataaagcacTTATATTGActaattttgtattcaaaaGGAGTtcatttaaattcttattactttaaaaatctttaatctGTATTATGTGTCTTAGAATGTTTACCTCCATTCAATACACCGACTAtcacaatgaaaattaaaaacttttccATTTTTGCCACAACTATCAATCTTTATGATGACTTTCAAAGTGATATGTACTATCACTTGAGGAcctatatatagaaaatttacTATGTGTATCACATACATGATGATACAGTTTatgcacaataaaaaaataaaggactGCATATTTACATGGACTAGGGCAGCGTGCTATAACTAGAAAAGTGATGCAAGTGAATCCAGCCATTCAATCTTGAAATCTTAAGTCTacttacttgaaataaaattgtgtatctaaaatttatttaaaattatattgtctaACATTTATTAAGGTCAAACTTACACACATAATGCACATTAccgataattattttgttattttaaacatttttcttagAGTTAGtgttctttctttatttttattgatacactatcaataaaaataaataataataggaaaTAAGGAATATATGCATATTGCATAGCTGATAATATTCATACACACATAAGTATGCTAACTCAAAATAAGGCCTTCACAGTCATTTTTTCataactactagcatttcggaacgaccactgcttaAAAGAAATTTcgaaagttaaaaattttacacaacTGAACATTATTTCACAATTCGCTTTGCTCAACCGGTGCTGTGAAAGATCACTATAAATGCCATTAtcacttttacaaaataaataatcaatgtTATATTCCGCgtaaatttttcatacttaGGTACCTGTTGGTTAGTGTTTTGTTACATTATCTATTAACATTCTTCCTCTTTTCCATTACCAACTTTCAAGCATTTTGTCCATTTATCTCAAAAGCTTCGAAAAGGAAAATGGGTATCTACCTACCTAACctatacaaacaatatttttaaaaagtttttgcgTCATCtattctttaatattaaaatattgaagattttAATCAAACTGTAAAGTGAATATCCATTTCAGTTTTATCAAATGATGCCTTACAAAACACTCAACTGATAACTTTTAATTGTAGTACTCTTGAAAGAAAATGATAGcagatgaaatgaaatatctaGTTGCAATTGTTATACTTGTAGTGTGATTTGACTCgcttaataattaatgataatatcGTTATTTATAGGTTAATTATTATCCAGGTGGAACAAGTTAAATACCTGTTCCACCTGGATAATAATCAACAATCACAAACAATCAAAGAAACTGTTTTAAagtttgatataataatttcttttcagGTTAATTaacctaaataattatttatgccataatgtatatatatataaaactcttgcgttactgagtggagtgactgactgactgacaaagTACAGCCGAAattactgggcgtaggaagctgtaATTTGGCGTGTAGGTTCCCAGGGGAGTGTAGGGTAGCACTAAGAAGAGATTtcttgaaattcccacgggaaacggatttttactcacatacgaagttgttaAAGTTCTTAACCTTAGACGACAGTATGGGAATGGGAgttgtaagtttttatttatttattagcacaCAAAGGGTACGATAAAAACTGCCAAAcaattttagtatataaattatagatcTACATTGTAACCCAAACATATGTTTTGAAgtttaacttatatttaaaagatatttcgCACGCGTTTtaagtgttttatattttaaccctCATCAAGTTATTAAAACTGAGAGAGAttactttattgtaaataaagaaattatttcttcgaaataactataaaacagAAATCAATTACAacgatattaataaaaataaaatgtgataaattCTTGGTCCTACTGCATTGTGCATCCATACATATATTGACTTTAAAGTTTAACACTAACAATTAtgattatatacaaaatacaataaaaaagcaaagatttagaaaaaaaaacatttattttcagattacAATTCCTGTTAGCACTTTATTCGCAAATTAATATCTTACAGTCTTATTGCCTAGTTCTTACAATAACTACTCAACAAGCTTCTTAATGTAACAACGCAGATATTGGACGGTCTTCTAAGATCACTTTTCTACTGTTTCAAAGCAgtcatatgtatttatatattaattgctTCAGGCAACCCGCAAATTTAGacttattttctaaaatatatttttcttcaagaAATTGTTCACAGCGATAAGGCAATTTgctcatataattttaaggttttactgtgtaatgtgttttatgtgtaataaaggattttgtatcgtatttatattttattgtgtcatttttaaatatctctaTTAGCTTGATCTTGCTTTCACACATTGAAATGAAACGATCACAATTAACGGAACTTCTTACATGTGTAAATTTTCTCCATTGTTTTAAGTAGTCATGTGAACGTCCTAGTATATCTATATTCTATACTAATAGATATCAGTTAACagatataagtttttattataaaacatctATATATGCATGTAACAGTCTCgaataaacacaataaagcCGAAAATCTAATGAATGTGCAAATTGGTGAAAAGTTatctttatacaattttaaccaATCATCAAAAATAGACTAACATTTAGCAGCTGATAggtagaatatattatatctgaGACACgttttaaatcaatcaattatcAGGTTTATAATACTATCATATTATGACACTTTAATCTCATAGATATTGTCAGTAGAGTTATGTgcctaaatattttgatatatgttatattaaatataaaccgCATTGAATCAGATAGTTGTGGAAGCGAAAgaggaggcctttgcccagcagtgggacacaaaataagatttaaaaaattatattcaatataatCACACTTAGTACTAGATAGCTATGATCAATTGTGTACCAAAACTGGGACATTATGTGTTAAAGtacatatgtttataaaactaaaaaaataagttcatGTTATAACGACACTTGAATGCAGTTGTGTAACCGCGATGGCGATATGTTTTCATGCGGGTGACAGAAACAGAACGATTATACGTTTTACTGGTCTtgaattttatactatataaatatccattgttataataattctggTATAAATAGCACAGCATTGACATGTAGCATACAAGACCACTTTAAGAAGTCCATATCTGTTGTTACAATTGTCCCTGTTAATGTTTCAGGAAGAGGTACGAAGCGAAAAGTGCTGCTACAGCGAGCGAGAGAGACGCAGATAGAGACCCAGCTCCGTTGCAGTTGTCCTTGTCGCACACACTGCAGTGTTTAATATTTTGGGACTTTGCGAGGAGTTGGCAGGTCGTGTTCATGGCAGAGGGGTTGTCTTCCAAGCAGACTCGCAGCACGGTGCCCGTTTctgaaacattaaaatgtagcatttaaaataagtatctaAACTGGATCGGGGCCCGAACATGACGTCTTAGGTAGTatcacaaatttatttctatgtaatctatactattattgtaaagaGATAAGCGCTTATGAGTGAAACGTTTGAGGCGGagatctccgaaactaccgaaccgattccaaaaattctttcaccattagaaattacatttccaagattgctatagtctatatctcaaaattaccacgGTCGCGACGCCCCGGCAACATTTAGTTACATACAAGCACgggaacaaatatataaagccTTTCTACAATACCTTTATTCATGTATTCAGTGGCCCGCAACGGACAATCGAGATACATAGGTAACGTGAACAAAGTTGAATGTGTAAGCGTAAGGTCACACCAACAGTTCCGCAAACGCGTTGCGTTGCGTTTACGAATGACCCGAATTTTCATTAACAAAGTAAGATTTCCTTACGTGTAACAATTTTGTGACAGTATTTGGTGGCGCCG from Plodia interpunctella isolate USDA-ARS_2022_Savannah chromosome 14, ilPloInte3.2, whole genome shotgun sequence carries:
- the LOC128675286 gene encoding UPAR/Ly6 domain-containing protein CG9338-like, producing the protein MARSAVTLLSLAVLLAIVKLGSSTMCYQCNSQSQTECGDPFKKEKIRLVDCNNEADVLGYNNQYLRPLLAGFSYNIAGATKYCHKIVTQTGTVLRVCLEDNPSAMNTTCQLLAKSQNIKHCSVCDKDNCNGAGSLSASLSLAVAALFASYLFLKH